The following is a genomic window from Streptomyces chrestomyceticus JCM 4735.
GCCCGGTGGGCGCGGTCTCCTCGGTCACCTCGGTGACCGGCGGCTGCCCGTACGCGTCCACGCTGCTGACGAAGACGAAGGTGCCCCGCCGCCACCCGTCCAGCGCGGCGCGCATGGCCGCCAGGTCCACCTCGGGGGAGGTGAAGGTGCAGGCGGCGTGGATCACCGCGTCCGCGCCGGCGGCGGCCGACCGCAGGCTGTCCGGGTCGCCGAGGTCCCCTTCGCACACCTCGATGCCGTCCGCCGCGAGCAGGTGCGCCGACTCGGGCCGTACCAGCGCCCGTACGGGACGGCCGCGTGCCGCCAGCTCCCGCAGGACGAAGGCGCCCACGCCGCCGGTGGCGCCGGTGACCAGGACCGTCCCGGTGCGGGCCGCCGCAGGCCGCGCGGCACGAGCAGGCGCGTCCGCGGGCCGGGCCGCGCTCTGTACGGCGGCCAGTGCCGTCGCGCGTTCCTCGCTCCGCTCGTCCAGCAGGGCCGCGATGGCGCGCGGGCTCCGGTGCTCCATCACGTCGAGGCCGGTCAGCGGCAGGCCCAGCCGTTCGCGCAGCCGGTCGGCCAGTTGCACCGCCAGCAGCGAGTGCCCGCCGAGCAGGAAGAAGTCGTCGTCCAGCGCGGGCCGCCGCCCCAACAGCTCGGCGAACGCGTCCAGTACGGCCTGTCCGCGCACTCCCACGGTTGCGGAGGGCGCGGCCGTCGCCGGTGCGCCCGGCAGACGGCCGCGGTCCACGCCACCGTCGGCCGTACGCGGCAGTACGTCCAGGACCGTCACCGCGGCCGGGACCAGCTCGGGAGCCAACCGTGTACGCAACGCGGCCCGCAGGCCCATGGGGTCGAGGGAGCCCGTGCGGCTCGGCACGACGTACGCGAGCGGCGGGCGGCCGTCGATCTCCAGCAGGAAGGCTTCGGCCACTTCCGGCCGGTCGCGGAGGCACCGCTCTGCCGGGTGGGCCGTCGCCGCGCCGTCCGGGGCGCCGGATGCGCACTGCGGCCTGGCGAGCGGGTGGCCGGGGTCGGCGGCCACCGCCGCCAGCAGGTCGGCGAAGCCGCGCAGCAGCCGGTGGGCCGTCCGCTCGTCGAGCCGCGCCCGGTCGTACTGCACCAGGCAGCGCGGCGGCGCGCCGTCGCTGCGGTCCTCCTCCACGTAGAAGCCGAGACCGAACTTGGCCGTCTCCAGGTCGACCTCGACCGGTTCGCTCACCAGACCCGGCAGCTCCAGGGCGGCAGGCGCCCGCAGCACATCGGCCGTGACGTCCACCAGCGGATGGCCGTCCGCCCCGCGGGCCGCCGCGCCGAGCCGCTCGACGATCAGGTCGAACGGCACGTCCCGGTGCTGCTGCGCCTCCATCAGCGCGTCCCGTACCCGGTCCAGCAGCTCGCCGAAGGTGCCGGTGCTCCGCGCGTCCACCCGGACGGGCAGGGTGTTCACGCACAGGCCGACCAGCTCCCGGATCTCCGCCCGGTCGCGGTGGCTGCCCGCGCAGCCGAGCACCAGGTCCGTACGGCCCGTCTGCTCCAAGAGGGCGGCGTACGCGGCGGCCAGGACGACGGTGAACAGCGTGCTCCGGTGCTCCCGGCCCACCGCGCGCAGCCCTTCGAGGACGGCGGGCGGCAGCGGCTCGGCGAGCAGTGCGGCCTGTCCGCGCCGGGCCGGGGCGCCGGAGTCCGCGGCCGGGGCGGGCAGCGGCACTGGCCGGGCGCCCGCGAGTCGCCCTAGCCAGAACTCCAGGCCGTTCTCCAAGGCGTCCACAGCGGCGTGCTCGCGGCGCGCGTAGTCCGCGTACTGCGGCGCCGGGGTGGCGAGCGTGCCGGGCAGCTCCCCGGTCAGCGCGTCGTCACCGTCGAGCGCCGCCTCGTACAGCGCGCCCAGCTCGCGCGCGACAATGGCCAGCGAGCCACCGTCGATGGCGATGTGATGCAGCGTCAGCAGCACGGTGTGGTCCTCGGCGGCATGCCGTACGGCCAGCGCGCGCAGCACCGGACCGCTCGCCAGGTCGAAGGGCCGCTCTGCGGCCTCCCGCAGCAGCTCCGCCACGTCACCGTCCGC
Proteins encoded in this region:
- a CDS encoding condensation domain-containing protein, with the translated sequence MTTAPDTAREAALLRIARQRQAAKRGSVAPTDATDTQDTKGTEGPAPLSAAQRRMWLMDRLGGSGAAYHVPFAARVRGPFDPQALGRALTALVRRHAVLRMRYGQRDGEPYQEALDAGPVPVEVVTADGDVAELLREAAERPFDLASGPVLRALAVRHAAEDHTVLLTLHHIAIDGGSLAIVARELGALYEAALDGDDALTGELPGTLATPAPQYADYARREHAAVDALENGLEFWLGRLAGARPVPLPAPAADSGAPARRGQAALLAEPLPPAVLEGLRAVGREHRSTLFTVVLAAAYAALLEQTGRTDLVLGCAGSHRDRAEIRELVGLCVNTLPVRVDARSTGTFGELLDRVRDALMEAQQHRDVPFDLIVERLGAAARGADGHPLVDVTADVLRAPAALELPGLVSEPVEVDLETAKFGLGFYVEEDRSDGAPPRCLVQYDRARLDERTAHRLLRGFADLLAAVAADPGHPLARPQCASGAPDGAATAHPAERCLRDRPEVAEAFLLEIDGRPPLAYVVPSRTGSLDPMGLRAALRTRLAPELVPAAVTVLDVLPRTADGGVDRGRLPGAPATAAPSATVGVRGQAVLDAFAELLGRRPALDDDFFLLGGHSLLAVQLADRLRERLGLPLTGLDVMEHRSPRAIAALLDERSEERATALAAVQSAARPADAPARAARPAAARTGTVLVTGATGGVGAFVLRELAARGRPVRALVRPESAHLLAADGIEVCEGDLGDPDSLRSAAAGADAVIHAACTFTSPEVDLAAMRAALDGWRRGTFVFVSSVDAYGQPPVTEVTEETAPTGPFTAYGRAKLDCERMLLEAAGTGGRGAAAVVRVPIVWGPHARLRDQLRWGATGQFFQAARNGEPIELPARERGWYGAPWVHGAALARALVSCVERPGGGVVNAVGGHVDWRDFAAELIRLLGSSSEIHATHAGADGAAEHGTGAAAGPDFLLHHRRRYRPARTLADELTERPGEDWRSVLAAMLEV